atttaaattaatttaaaaacattttaacaaaatttcatctaATATTAAGgtaaagatatttttgaatcattttaaaaaaattaaagatatttttcaaacttgagAAAAGTTTCTACAATTTAGCCAAATTTGAGGACTTGCTAGAAATTATATTGACGCCGAGGGATGTGCAACAAATGAAGTGCTCCGTGGCCGAGGGTTTTGTTATATCGGGTCACAATCTCGGGCCCATTTCGGATCCGATACGACCCGAACTGGATCGTTCTCATCTGCCATCTCATTTCAACGAAGACGCTTCGAGCTTTGATTCCAATCTGGAGAGGATAATTCCACCATTACGAAAAAAAGATCAATTAGGTACAAAGCTATCccgtttttgtaattttctctGCTCTTTGATCGAAACTGTTTCCTCTCATTCTACACGAGACGCTATTGCTCTAAAACAATGATTAGGGCTTGTAGTTGGTCATATGCAGCTTCTTCCTCTATGAATTCgcgttttttatttaattattttttatctttcaagaTTTTGAAACTGGTGTTAGTGCAAGATTTCGTGTGTATGATTTTATGAGAGTGAGTTAGCTTTGAAGTATCTGAATATGGCGTCACGGCCACTTCAGTTTCGGGAATGCTCAACATTTTGGCCTTTTAGTTACTTTGGTTCGGTTTAAATTATATGAGTTTGAGAATTATGTTCTAGAAGTATATAGGTTGCTTGGCAGCTTggaaatgaataatattttattcgAGTATTGGGAAGTTAATGAATTGGAGGGTTCTTGAAGACACAGAAGGACCTAATTATGTGTTTGTGCCTTCCCACTTGTTGAAATTGTGTTTCTTGAATTTTCACTTACGAACtataattagttattttgCTATCACATTCATAAACGGTACGTGTTCTTGTTATTCTGCCGTCCCATTATCGAAAGAGAAGTGCTTTTTATgatgtttttgtaatttgttatCTGGATTCAAGTCCATTCACGTGAGCTTACTCAAAGCTTATTCATTTTGATTGTTCGTTTTGAGTGGTGCTGGTATTGGGATTGGGATtggtttgttttcaaattttgattgatatgTATGATCTTCTTGAAAATGTGACTGAAACTCGTGAATggttgattttcaaattttgattgacACGATCTTGTAATTTTTGTCGCTTTTACAGGTTTTCGTAACTATGAGACAGCAGGGGCAATATTCTGATTCAGGACTAGGCGCATATTCAGTTTCTCAAATGCATCATGTTCCCAGTCAAATGGTGGAACAAAGCCACCCTGATCCTTTTGAAGGACGGTTGGAAGCATTCACTCCCGAGAGAGAGCATTCGTATGTAGCTTCAAAAAATGAGGATCAATGGAGATGGGAAAGAGATGAGTCGAAGATGCCAAATTCTATGACCTCTCACATGTTCAATGAAGGCAAGCATTAACATATAGCTACTCCTGACACTTATTGCTTGCACCTGTTTTCctcataagtttttttttgctgTTGTACATCACAACATCCTTTTTCTAGACGATGTGATATAAACCGTATTAGGTGTTTTTTGAAATCCGTTTAAAGCTTCTttgattcttttgtttttttaataaaaaattcaacacaACATTGAGAGGCAGGAAGATTTTATACCTTCTACCTCTTGGTCAAGTACAATGTTCTATCTAGTTGAGCTGTGCTaggtttgtattttttgtcCCTTTGTTGGGTCCATACTCAATACCCATCTATTAGTCTACTGGGTTACATTCgtataaattttactttcacATGATATAGTTCTTGGATATAAGATGAATTATCAGACTGTTAAGGAAAAAGGAACATAACTATTATTCTGTTAGATACATCATTCCCCATTTCAAAAGCTACAAAGACTCTGTTTTCCTTCAAAACCTTTCCATTGAATGGTTTTAATGTTTGTTGGCTATACTTGGTGGGCATGTGAATTTGATCTGTCGTTGCatttcctcctttttttttcttttttttaatgttactTTGAAATATGAATTGTTTTTACTCCAAGTACTGTAGGATTTATTGCAAAAAATACATTTGTAGCCGAGGTCAGAAGATGATCTGTAGATAGTTGAATTAGCTAGGGATCCACACATGTGgttatcaaaaataaaatgattgattgatGCCAAAAcaatatatccattttataATAATGGTTGGGTGATTTGTGATATTCCTCATAATATCAAGCGTTTAACTCTTTATTGATAGAGAAGATTTTTAATCATTGTTGtcttaaattctttttcaCCTTTCCTCTTATATACTTCCCTTTATTGAGATGCTTATTCACTTCTCCCATGTGAAGGATTTCTGCTTTCTCTTGTTAAACGAAGTTTTTGGAATTTCTGTACTGagaaatatgtttgtttaacATAGGTCAAGGTCAAGGGGGTGATGCCACAAGATCATACTTTCAAGGTCAGAGACCTAACCCAAAATTGGGTCTCGAGAAAGGAAGCAACAACGATCCCAGATCTCAATCCCATGGAAAAAACATGGAAAGTAGGTTTGGAGACGGTCCACTGCCACAGAACTTTGACGGTCTCGAGCAGAAATTTATTGATGATATCATTAAATTGACTAAGGAGCAAAATGATGCAGAGGACGAGGAAAATGCTAGACATAGAGAGGTACATTTGCATGTTCCTAATTCACTAATTGCATTCTCGTTTTTCAATCATCTTTACTGATCAGATTCATTTTGATGCATATCTTCAGAGAATTTTGGCAATCAATGCTCAATATGAGGAACAATTAGCAGCACTTCGAGTTCGGCATGCTGGTCGTCGTGATGAGTTACTACGAAGGGAATCAACTGCACGGCAACATCAATACCAGAAGGGAATAATGGACCATTACCCAAATGGGGGCATTGGCCCAGGCGATCCTCGTGGCAATAGTGGAGTTACAAACTTGGCTGCTTCTGGACAAGCACATCAAAATTATGAATCAGAACACTTTGATTCCTTCAGAGAACGAGCTCGATTTCTTGGGAATTCTGCACGGGATCCTAATTTGGATCCTAGAGGTTCCTATCCAGGGGGTCGAGTTTACGACACTGCCTCACGGTACTACTAATCAAAGTTGCTTTCATTAGATATGCTTGTTGCTTTATCCTTCATGTGGAATAGGCTCCCATAACTAATGATAGTGCTGTATTTTCACTATAAATTAcgcattttgaaatttgttcgATTAGGCTTCCTTAACTAACACCTGTTAGTTGTATTTTTCAACATAAAGTTGTGCATTTTTATGTTGCATGtcctctctctctataaaGCTCCATGATCTACGATATCTCTAGATCCCAGTTTTTGTCGACTTGATGAACCAATCAACGTTCAAATTGTAGCATATCCTCCATTTTTTAGCTGCTTTGGAGTTAGAAAACAGTGGCCTTTCCATGATCTGATCGATGAGCTTTTATTGGGATTACGTTGCCACTTTACATAAAAGCTTCTTCTTTAATGCTTTACATAAAAGTTTACTTTATTCGAGTGTGCATTGTTTTGGTATATTCCTATTGATTTGCAAACAAATATCGTTTAAGTTAGGTACTTCATtgagacattttcaaatatggcactatgaatcaaaatatgagTGCTTATCATAGAATAGtccaaaattttgatgtattttgatttattttaagttgttttgtaatttgcaataattttcttactttattttgaaaatatcctTCAAACTCTTACACCATTTTTTCAATGATGATTTACCTAATAAAATAGTTACGAGTGGAAAAGGCTCAATACATTGTTTATATGATTGCAAAAATAACTCTGTTTTCCTCtcttaattagtttataaattatatgtttctgttcttccactttttatctctattttgttgagattatcTTGAAAAGATTGGAGAGACTTCACAGTTTTTAAGAAATGAATGAAGTTTTGAATCAAAAACTTCATGTTATATCAACTgtcttcatttaaaaattctttCCTAGTTCAGTTCTTCAAacataattaacaattttgctaattctatgaatttatcaagttcgagtatagTATGACCTAGTAGTTCAGCAATACcacttttgttgattttgattaGTCTTTTGAATCTATTTACATGTacgaattaaaatattaaaggcTGCATGTGATAACGCATAACATACGTGAATTAGAAGATAATATGAATATAAGTATAAAGACTatgcatatgtatatatgaGTATCTTTTTAGGAAAGCACTTATTCAATGTataatgatttgttttttccgtataaatattctttgtttgttACTTTAGGTTAGGTTCCAATGGCAACATCACGTGGCATGTGGTTGTACATTTTGCTTTGCCTCCAGATCTTGACCAGGTGGTctcacttttctctttcttcttatttccttaaaaaaaaatatcttcttgtttattagattttaatttttgtattttttaaccAATCCTAAACTTAGTTGTTTAATATTAATCTTTGTTCAATTTGTATGCAGTTCAAAATATGGTTGTGATCTCTgtactttgaaatttgttcaattttagtccatgtacttttaaataatcaagTGTAGtagtttttgtcttttagtaaatcttaagttttatattcaaacctattaaaagtttatggaCTAAATTGGATATTTGAAGGTAAATCGAtcaaaatttaccaaaatgatattttaatccttttcaaaatttagagtaAACAGAAGAGTTAAAATTCATGTCacctacattttcaaaattacaaaaaatagtaaatttaaaagcatattaTCGTcgtatttgtcaaatttgcaatatgcaaaaaataggtgttatgaattattttatgtgaATTTTTTATCATGTAATGTAATTTCGGGAGTACAAATGCTAGAAAAcatgattaataaatttaagatttttgtttttttaattattaggaGGATTAttaagattgaataaagttgAGTGAAAACATAAATGGTATGTGTTGGTTATTAGCTTTATTAGTGTGCATGGCTGGACTTTTGATTTAGTGACAATTGGATGCCAttcacctttttctttcactatATGTATTAGAAGCCAAATAGAATCCTATGTTCATTCCCTAATTTGTTCATAAATTAATGAtggtcaatttttttaaaattttaatcactACACTACATCAATGTCTCATCCTccaataggaaaaaaaaataagtttaggaAATTTCCCACTATGATTAACAATAAAAGAGAGTGTGTTAgcttcatatttatttttaagatttatatagatttttatcaattttatttttgaatgaTTGTATCaaaattacaactttttttaattgaattttaaaatttctataatttgtgagtaaaaaataattacaatatagTTTTtcgataaattttaatatttataagtataaaaattatcaataatagatgtCTATTTCTAACTATTACCATCAATCATTCATAAACTAtgaattgttatatttataaatattattagtatgaatattttttcctCAAATATACATGAgagtgaaaataaaagattgatTTTATGAGTTAATGATAAACAAATTCCTAATatcttattttgaaaaataaaaaatataaatcttataACTATCTATTTCAAAAAGAACAATATAATATTctataaaatctattttacatttattaaattttatcacttGAAAAGTTAGTAAGTAGATgtaaactaaagaaaataaaattttacataaagTTTATGTTGAACgataatgatttaaaatgataaaatcgtccaagatattttaaaatataatgaaatagtgatttttttgttttgttaggtttcatttttcttatacaaTGGCATCTAAttatctttataaaaaagtaaaagagaaaacacaATTGTCTAATCAAAATGagtgtaaaaattaaatttagtatttactTCCTcttaaatgtaataaaaattttaaatgagtttcaaactttgttaaaaaaatttataatttatcgtttatttttgacaaatttcaatttattgtaTTAGTCAAAAGCTACCATATTCTCTTATTAGTTGCCATTGACacgaaaattaaaataatattttaacctgaaaaacaattattataaatgatgAAAGACAATCATTATTTATTCAACCATGTTATGTACATACATGACACATGATACACACCAAATAACgagtatttttaaatgtaacaaaataaactaaaatatttataaaatataacaaacattcaaattctatctAGACTAAAGTCTAAcgttgataaatttaaaattttattatatttcgtaaatattttcaatagttgaATAAAcagaaatatttataaaatatagcaaaattttcgATTATATCAATGATGTAGTAACTAATAAACTTCTTTCATGTAGTAACTAATAAACTTCTTCCAGTGTCTATCAATACATTGATGAACATTGATGAAAGTCAATCAAATTGCTATACAAGTATACGAGgtcttttaaaatagaaaaaaaatgacaaatatttaCACCCAACTTTACCAAGTGAAAATTCGAGAATTTGATTTCTTAGTGTGTGTAACTTTTGTTTGTATccttgtaaaaatagcaaaaaaatttaggatAATAGgactcatgtcactacattttataaattgcaaaaataacaaattaaaaagtcGATAACTCTATGATAATCCTCTAATAGACCTATAATTAATGTCTGACGATAATCATATGATATTactaatttgatgatattcgtaatataaaaaaagaaaaaagtggtaTGAGTTGTTTATATAAGACAATATAAATTCCGCTTTTCCGcgtataaataaataaataaatatatataaataaaagtttacaATTTGGCACCACAAGATTGGAAAATTGCGTTTGTGcaaagaagaaatatatatttatttttttaattttcctctcctcctcctcctcctcgaATCCTCTTCACACAAAAGCTCCACTTGTTTCTCTTCAAATCCGccattttctcttcctctgtctgcgtctctctctctctctctctctgcaATGATCTACCTTTCCCCAACTAGTTTCTGAACTCTCCTCTTCAGCCTCCTTCTCGCCCTTCTCTGCCATGGCCGCTTTGTCCGAAGATCTCTCTTCATCCTCCTTGAATCTCCACTCAGATACCGATCAGCGAGTCTACTTCGTTCCATACAGGTAGATTCATTGTTCCATTCctgcttttttttaaaaaaaaaaattcgtaCAAATCTGAATTACGTCTCTATTGGAAACTTGAATTGCGCTAACTCCATTGTCTAATCTATTCGTTTAGTTGAGAATTTTTTACCGAAATGTCAAAGTAGTTGGATACCGAGTGCGTTTTGATGTTTTAAGTTATGTAGTCTAGCTTAGATGAAGCAGATTTTTACTGTTTTGAACTGTTTTTAAGGGTGCCCTCGTGACAAGAATGGGAAGGCGTTGTGTCTAAAGAGTGTTTGCGATTTGAATTGTTCAGGTGGTGGAAGGATGCGCAGGATTCTTTAACTGGTGATGCTGATGGGAAGAGAGGACATTCATTCTTGGCATCGCCGGGTTCGTCGTATGCTGGACCAATGAAGATCATTAACAGCATTTTCAGCTCGGATCTTGTGTTTAATTTGAGAAGAGAGGAGGATTCTTCGCAGAATAGTGAAAATGGTGAAGTGGGCATTTCAGGGAGGGACTACGCATTGGTGTCTGGAGAAATGTGGGTGGAGGCACTTAAATGGTGAGTGCTATGCCACgacttatttaaatatttgaattatttctgATGGGGTAGTTGAGTTGATTACATTGCATATCTTGAAAAGCGGATATTGGATTGCTTATCTTCAATCATTCCAATCAATAATTACTGTGTCtctagaaaaacaataattgtaTTATTCTGAATGGAATATATTATTATCTCTTCATATCGAACTGAGTTATGCATTGAAGAGTAGGTAGTTCAGTTTtccaaaagacaaaaaagcTTTCTCGAGCTCCATGACCTCGAACACTTGCTGCATTTTCATGTATCTATGAAATTGTTTCCTAAAAAAGCTCCTATTCTAGTAGCACTTTAGGTACCTTTCTTTGCCAAATATATTTGGAGCTATTAACACTTTAGATTCCTGTGAGCTTTCTGATTACACGGGGTTGTCTTTACTTGATTTCTTTTGTTCccctaaaatcaattttacttatttactTATTCTAGTTAGCTATTTAAGTCTAGGCGTTTCCTGTTTCTTGTTAGCTAATCACGTTATTAAGAAATGATGTGCTCTAAGTCACAAAGATTTCCGGGTGTAGTTATAGTCTGATTATTAGAAATTGgaaggttttgtttttattcaattttgttgtttgaataGGGGTTTCCTCAACCCCAAGCCCTTAGGCTGTTTCCCCTTTTGTTGTTATGAATATATTGTTTCCTGGTTTCTTTATCccatacataaaaaaaaaataaatgacgtACTCTTCCTTGCAACCACGAATCAAATTCATGCACAGATGCTTTCTTTACGGCTGAATTTCATCATGAAAGACCATTTAAGGATTCCTTACGGTTTGTGGTGTAGGCATAGTGATTCCAAGTCTTCAACGAGGAATGGTGGTAGCTTTTCCGTTGCAGAAGATAATATAGCAGATGTTTATCCTTTGCAACTAAGGCTTTCTATTCAACGGGAGGCAAATTTATTGGGAGTGAGAATAAGCAAAAAGGTCACTTCATTAccatatcaaaatttattaatctttGATTCTAGGACTATAAGTATAGTTTGAGCCTTTGAGGACCGTTTAGCAttcacaattattttttgaattactAATTAAAAGGCAAATTCTAATCTCAAATATTATGAGGGGTTCAATCTACATCTTAGTAGCTGCCTGCCTAGGACTATAAGTTTACTAGTTCATGAGTTCATTCACTCAGAAACATTATCATGCCAACAGTTGTTCCATGAGAATTCATGGTGCGTGTAAACTAGTTTGAATTCTGGTTATGCTTggcacatttttttaaaaaaataagtttcaaGTCAGTTATACTATTTTGCATCATGTGATGGTATATCTTTTTAGGGgtaaatgaattatttaataaatttcaactgATTAAATGCTTAGTTTATAGCACCATAGCAGGTGGACTTTTGTGTGGGTCTTACATGTAACCTCTTTATGCTGAAGGAGCGTTTTTTCAAGTAGGTGGTGAAACATCTGTTTCAAAATGAATCTCTTTAAAACCCTCTGCTTCCATGCGCTAGGTGGAGCAACTTGGGCTTTGAAACTGTGGTTGGGTATTTTGatagaacaaaaaattgaaatgaaaatggacAGAAAACTGTATCAATATTGAGACAGAAATTACAAGCTTCCCAACACCTTGAGAACATGGATTTCACCACAACCTATTTCTAGAAATTGCCTGCCCTCTTTTTATAACTGTGAATGCAAATTCTATGTAATTTCACGTATGCGACCAGTAATATTTCCACTATTTTCCTACTAACGTTCTAAGACGTGCTTTGTGGTCTCAACAAGCCCTTAGGCTGTTTCCCCTCTGTGGCTGTATTGCATTTAGCACATTGATTTGCATTTGAACCTCTATCTCTACCTCTATCAGATTTCTTTGAGCAAGGACTATCCTTGAGCTGGTGTATACTCCTACTCATCTTGGatacttaaattttgaagCTACGACACCACGAGgaatcttgaaattttttggCATAATGGTTGAGCCCCCACCAAAATATCATTCTCGAAAGTGTTTGTGATTCCTAGATAATTGTTAAGAATTTAATGATGTGACaagttgtattttaattttcataactttttcCCGGAGCCTTGCATACAGTCAGCTTTCCTTCTTTTAGAGAACCATTTGTTGTCCTATTTTCCTTTGTATGGCTACTACCACTTTGTTCTCTAGTTTTTAATTCTGTTTAGGAGATCTTGATAGCCATTTCGACGAAAGAGTATTGTTTCTATATCTTAGGTTGCTGATTCTCAGACCTCAGTTCTCCTAAGAGGTTGGTAAAAATCCCCTTGGCTTTAGTTGCCATTACTCTTTTGCTTGAGTTTCCGTTAGGAGAAATACAGAATTTGGCTCATTTGAATACCGTTATATTCACTTCTGTGTCCTCTTGTCTTAAGCCTCTAAAAGGATTATTCCAtttgtcttttgtttttgcCATTCCGTAAGGACTATCCTCTTCATCTCGTAGTTCCAGGGTGACTTTTAAAGTGAAACTCTGATTTGTAATGTGATTGGAAAGAAAGATACTATGAACTTTATAGGAGAGAAAACTCCATTTCCATCTTAGTCTCTCTCTTGGTCTTTATATTTACCTGCGATCTTTTCTCTTCACAAGTGATCAAATTCAagtcttattttcttaaaaatgaaaaaaggaaaatgttttCCTAATGTATGCTAGTCAAAtcttattgttttcttctatacTGGCAGGATAATGTAGTCGAGTTATTTAGGAGAGCATGCAAACTCTTCAATGTTGAATCGGAGTTGGTAAcaatctttcttctcttttagcATGACTAGCTTTCTTAAGCTCTAAAAGGAAACATTTAAGATCAAGATATGTATAATATGATATGCTGTATCGTGCAGTTGCGAATATGGGACTTCTCGGGCCATACAATTTCCCTTTTTAGTAACAGTAATAAGCAACGACAGTCGGATCAAGAGGTAGTCATAAAAAATTCCTTCCTCACGTGTTTGTCTAAGAGTCATTAACAGTCAGATCGTGTTTCCATTAGAATCATGTTTTCAATACACGAATACCTTtctgaaaatataatataatatctaaacTTCAGAATTATGAGATGTTTgacattatttcttttctatttttatttcatgtaCCATGCCTACATGAGAGTGGACTTCCACTGTTCTTAATGAAACTTCTTTGTTTGTGAAGTGCACACAGAGTAACAAGGTGTTTCAAAGAAAGTAATTAAAACATGGCATCGTAGAAATGTAAGAGTGGTTTAGGGGTTTCCTAGGAGGCAAGAgtcatttattttttgcatttaACCCACTGGTTTCTTTAGGGacggaaaaagaaatttagaagaaaacattgtgattttttcatttctaacaCTGCGATGCAGGGACTTTTTTACTGTCTTTCTAGTAGACATGCAATCTGTGAGCAAAGAATTGATTGCAACTTATCTGACATTAACATACTTTAGATGTGATCAggagtgtttttttttttgtttaaataaaattacagTAGATGATTCttagaaataattttcttgGCTGTTCTTTCCCTCTCCCAGTCCCTAATAGCGTGAGGTGAAATTTTCATAAGCATGCCTTGTGATTTCAGATAGGACTTGACGAGATGATAATAAATGTTTCTTTCTGAAATgctgtttcttttattttattttcaacacaGGTTCTACTTGAATTGCAAGTTTATGGGTTGTCAGATTTCATAAAGTGCaaagaagggaaaaaggaTGAATTGGCAAATTCTATCCTTGGAAATTCATCTGCTACTTCACTTATGATGAATGGTGCTTCTGGAACTGGGAGTGCTAGCTGCTTCCGTGTAAATTCTTCAGTTTTTTCTGGAAGCTCTCGTGAAGCTGGTTCTTTAGGATTGACAGGCTTGCAAAATCTTGGGAATACCTGTTTCATGAACAGTGCTCTGCAGTGCTTAGTGCACACTCCGAAACTTGTCGACTACTTTCTTGGTGACTATGGTAGAGAAATAAACCATGACAACCCATTGGGCATGAATGTATGCTTTCTGtgattttaattcttcttggATCCATTTTATCTCATCAAATCCCTTTccttttgacaattttattcaattatcaaTCCTGCATCCTAAGCATGCTAAAAGCTGATTAGATACTGCGAGTAAAAGTTACCAGTATAACCCACTAACATAATTTGTAGTTTAGGGTGACTGATTCATTACAGACggtaataatcaaaattatatctGCCAACTATGAGTATCATTTCATTAGTCCCCCCACCCACACAGCATTGAAGTTCATAACAAGCAGTAACTTTTCAGGGGGAGATTGCTTTGGCATTTGGAGATATGTTGAGGAAATTATGGGCGCCTGGCGCAAGTCCTGTGGCACCACGAACGTTCAAGTCTAAGCTTGCTAGATTTGCTCCTCAATTCAGTGGATGCAATCAACATGATTCTCAAGTCAGTGAAGTTTCTTGCTATCAGAAGTAGGGTTTTAGATTTCCTTCCTCTGGGAGAAGGGGTTCTGGGTACAGAATTTAATCCAATGTCTTGTAGTCTGATTCAATATACTTCTTACAGGAGCTCCTTGCCTTTTTGTTGGATGGGCTCCATGAGGATCTCAATCGTGTGAAAAAGAAGCCTTACGTAGAAGCCAAGGATGGAGATGGGCGATCTGACAATGAAGTAGCAGATGAATATTGGCAAAACCATTTGGCTCGCAATGACTCCATCATTGTTGATGTGTGCCAAGTATGCTCCCccacttcttttttcttgtataaCCTTCACTACTTTTCTTTCACCTATGGTAGCGGCATACTCTTTTAAATCCTGCACGATAACAAATTACGTTTTTTGCTAAATCAAATCTACTGTTTCATAGGATTATTAGTTATGTTTAATGAGGTATCAGACTTATATATGagttttacttcttttttttttctatttgaatgCCTAAGTTTTGTCTGGCAAGTAAACTTCTCCATTTAACTTGTCTCATCAAGGCTTTCGTTGTTTGAATGCGTCCTTGCAGGGTCAATATAAGTCAACATTAGTTTGTCCCATTTGCAAAAAGGTCTCTACTACCTTTGATCCATTCATGTATTTGTCACTGCCTCTGCCTTCAACAACAATGCGAACAATGACTTTAACAGTTGTGAGCACTGATGGAAGTACTCCAGCTCCATATACCATTACAGTTCCCAAGTCCGGAAAATGGGAAGACCTAATAAAAGCCCTTAGTATTGCATGCTCTCTAAAAGCCGATGAGACTTTATTGGTTGCTGAggtatatatttgtaattgtaATACTTTGGCTGCAGTTGGATGACTTTGGattaatttcttcataatAGAGCAGAACTACTTTATTCTCAATGACCTCTCTTCTCATGAATTTCTCTACAGGTATACAACAACCGCATCATACGGTATCTCGAGGAGCCAGCTGATTCTTTGTCCTTGATAAGAGATGGTGACAGATTGGTTGCTTATCGCTTAGCAAAAGATGAGGAACAAGTT
This DNA window, taken from Cucumis sativus cultivar 9930 chromosome 6, Cucumber_9930_V3, whole genome shotgun sequence, encodes the following:
- the LOC101221687 gene encoding uncharacterized protein LOC101221687 isoform X1 produces the protein MRQQGQYSDSGLGAYSVSQMHHVPSQMVEQSHPDPFEGRLEAFTPEREHSYVASKNEDQWRWERDESKMPNSMTSHMFNEGQGQGGDATRSYFQGQRPNPKLGLEKGSNNDPRSQSHGKNMESRFGDGPLPQNFDGLEQKFIDDIIKLTKEQNDAEDEENARHRERILAINAQYEEQLAALRVRHAGRRDELLRRESTARQHQYQKGIMDHYPNGGIGPGDPRGNSGVTNLAASGQAHQNYESEHFDSFRERARFLGNSARDPNLDPRGSYPGGRVYDTASRLGSNGNITWHVVVHFALPPDLDQVVSLFSFFLFP
- the LOC101221687 gene encoding uncharacterized protein LOC101221687 isoform X2, which codes for MRQQGQYSDSGLGAYSVSQMHHVPSQMVEQSHPDPFEGRLEAFTPEREHSYVASKNEDQWRWERDESKMPNSMTSHMFNEGQGQGGDATRSYFQGQRPNPKLGLEKGSNNDPRSQSHGKNMESRFGDGPLPQNFDGLEQKFIDDIIKLTKEQNDAEDEENARHRERILAINAQYEEQLAALRVRHAGRRDELLRRESTARQHQYQKGIMDHYPNGGIGPGDPRGNSGVTNLAASGQAHQNYESEHFDSFRERARFLGNSARDPNLDPRGSYPGGRVYDTASRFQWQHHVACGCTFCFASRS